In Mytilus edulis chromosome 7, xbMytEdul2.2, whole genome shotgun sequence, a single genomic region encodes these proteins:
- the LOC139481808 gene encoding uncharacterized protein — protein MADTEDPHYVSGNNNGKLTYSGKGKVVDGADGVRIEVTEIGTSLEFKTDFEGKTHYKSETPNDDYKSNTYEFIRKRGNPEVNFRTQDGNSYITFSLTKIKK, from the exons ATGGCTGATACGGAGGACCCACATT ATGTATCTGGAAACAACAACGGAAAACTAACGTACAGTGGTAAAGGAAAAGTTGTAGATGGTGCAGATGGTGTACGAATTGAAGTCACGGAAATTGG AACGTCATTGGAATTCAAAACCGACTTTGAAGGCAAGACACATTATAAATCTGAAACACCAAATGACGACTACAAAAGTAACACATATGAATTCATTCGAAAGAGAGGAAATccagag GTAAATTTCAGGACACAAGACGGAAACAGTTACATCACATTTAGTCTAACAAAGATTAAGAAGTGA